The genomic stretch CCTTTCAAGACTAGATTTGCGATGAAGAACACACACAACAGCCAAGAACGCCTAGAATACCTCAAGCAACAGCTTCCTTTAGAAATCACCCGCTCTGTCGCCGATACCTTAAAAGAAGATCTAGGTGGCACGTTGGATGCGTCACAAGATATCACTGCATCTCTTATTCCTGCTGATGCAATGAATACCGCAACCATCATCACTCGTGAACACGGCGTGTTTTGTGGTCAAGCTTGGGCAGATGAAGTATTTAAACAGCTTGGCGGCAAAGTCACTATCGAATGGCATGTAAAAGATGGCGATAAAGTCGAGCCAAACCAAACACTTTGTACGCTGACTGGCCCAGCTCGTGACCTGTTAACGGGTGAGCGCAACGCAATGAACTTTATTCAAACCCTTTCTGGCTGTGCAACAACAACCGCTGAGTATGCAGCAAAAATCGCGCATACCGATTGTCGTTTGTTAGACACACGCAAAACCATTCCGGGTCTTCGAAGTGCTCTGAAGTACGCCGTTGCTTGCGGTGGCGGTTTTAACCATCGTATCGGTGTGTTCGACGCTTACCTCATCAAAGAAAACCACATCATCGCTTGTGGCGGAATTACTCAAGCAATCACCACAGCAAAAGAACTTAATCCTGGCAAACCAGTAGAAGTAGAAACAGAAAGCTTGGCTGAGCTACAAGAAGCGATCGAAGCAGGTGCCGACATCATAATGCTAGATAACTTCACCAAAGAAATGATGCGTGAAGCCGTAGAGATTAACGCAGGCCGTGCCGCTTTAGAAAACTCAGGCAACATCACTCTAGATACTATCGCTGAATACGCAGAAACCGGAGTCGATTACATTTCGGTAGGCGCACTAACTAAGCATCTAAAAGCGATGGATCTTTCGATGCGCTTCAAATAACACAAGCAACAAAATTCAAATTACTTCAACTAACTCAGTAAGTTGTGAGTAATTCATCATTAAAAAGGGCTACTAGGCCCTTTCTTTTTATCCACTAAAAAAATAGCACTACTCGCAAAACTCTGCATACGATATGCAACTTTCTACCAAAGAGTTTTACCTCACTCGAGGCCCCATCTCTTCCCCATTTTCAACCTTTATGAAGTCTCCATAATCCTTCGCTAATGCAAGGGCATTATTTATTTCATTAAGAAGGAAAGAAAATGAAACACAGTAAACAGAAAAAACAGCAAGGTTTTACCTTGATTGAATTGATGATTGTGGTTGGGATTATTGGGATTATAAGTGCATTAGCTGTACCAGCTTATAAAAGCTATGTACTAAAAACCGAAGCTAATACTGCTGTGGGCGTGCCAAGAGCCTTGTTAGCAAACGTAGACCTCTTCGTCCAAGAAAAAGGTAAATACCCTAATTCTACTCAAACTGCCGATCTTGCAGCTATCGGAGCTGCTATAGATATGAGTGCGATGGGAACTCTTGCTATCACTCCTGACGCAGACGGTTCTGAGTACGGGGACATTGAGTTTACCATTGGCTCTAATGCTTCATTGAGTGGCAAAAAGGTTACGTTTGCTCGCTCAACTAACGGTTGGAAGTGTACGCATGATACAGGTCAAGACCTTAAAGGCTGTGCTACCACTCCAGCAACTCCTTAACATGCTAACCAACCTCTCGACAATTCTTCGCCAAAACGGGTTACTGACTTTTCCCCAAGAAGAATCGTTATTTGAGCAAATCAAAGCTTCTGGCATCTCGATGCCGGAGGCTTTACTTAGTTCTGGATTCTTCACGTCAAGCGAACTGGCCGAGCACTTAAGTTCTATTTTTGGCTTAAGTCAGCCCGAGTTATCTCAATATGAATATGCTTCGCTTTGCCAACAACTCGGCCTGCGTGAACTAATCACACGACATAATGCACTCCCACTCCACCGTACTCCTTCAACTTTATTATTAGCGGTTGCCGACCCCACGAATCAACAAGCTGAAGATGATTTCCGCTTTGCCACTGGTTTACAGGTTGAATTGGTGTTGGCGGATTTTCGCGAACTCAGTGCAGCAATACGCCGTCTTTATGGTCGCGCGCTTGGTCAAGCACGATCCCAGATCAAAGAGATCAACCAAGAAGAACTAGCGAATCTGGTTGATGTGGGCGCAGATGAAATCGACAACATCGAAGACTTGAGCCAAGACGAGTCGCCCGTTAGCCGTTACATCAACCAAATTCTGTTGGATGCTGTGCGTAAAGGCGCATCCGATATCCACTTTGAGCCTTATGAAAAGATGTACCGAGTTCGTCTACGTTGCGATGGCATTTTGATCGAAACTCAGCAACCGCCAAATCACTTGAGTCGTCGCTTATCAGCTCGTATCAAAATTCTCTCTAAACTTGATATTGCAGAGCGACGTTTACCACAAGATGGGCGAATTAAACTCAAACTGAATCAAGACACTGCGATTGATATGCGGGTATCTACGCTACCAACCTTGTTTGGAGAGAAAATCGTACTCCGACTGCT from Vibrio parahaemolyticus encodes the following:
- the nadC gene encoding carboxylating nicotinate-nucleotide diphosphorylase yields the protein MKNTHNSQERLEYLKQQLPLEITRSVADTLKEDLGGTLDASQDITASLIPADAMNTATIITREHGVFCGQAWADEVFKQLGGKVTIEWHVKDGDKVEPNQTLCTLTGPARDLLTGERNAMNFIQTLSGCATTTAEYAAKIAHTDCRLLDTRKTIPGLRSALKYAVACGGGFNHRIGVFDAYLIKENHIIACGGITQAITTAKELNPGKPVEVETESLAELQEAIEAGADIIMLDNFTKEMMREAVEINAGRAALENSGNITLDTIAEYAETGVDYISVGALTKHLKAMDLSMRFK
- a CDS encoding pilin codes for the protein MKHSKQKKQQGFTLIELMIVVGIIGIISALAVPAYKSYVLKTEANTAVGVPRALLANVDLFVQEKGKYPNSTQTADLAAIGAAIDMSAMGTLAITPDADGSEYGDIEFTIGSNASLSGKKVTFARSTNGWKCTHDTGQDLKGCATTPATP
- the pilB gene encoding type IV-A pilus assembly ATPase PilB — its product is MLTNLSTILRQNGLLTFPQEESLFEQIKASGISMPEALLSSGFFTSSELAEHLSSIFGLSQPELSQYEYASLCQQLGLRELITRHNALPLHRTPSTLLLAVADPTNQQAEDDFRFATGLQVELVLADFRELSAAIRRLYGRALGQARSQIKEINQEELANLVDVGADEIDNIEDLSQDESPVSRYINQILLDAVRKGASDIHFEPYEKMYRVRLRCDGILIETQQPPNHLSRRLSARIKILSKLDIAERRLPQDGRIKLKLNQDTAIDMRVSTLPTLFGEKIVLRLLDSSSASLDIDKLGYSEQQKQLYLEALRRPQGMILMTGPTGSGKTVSLYTGLNILNKPEINISTAEDPVEINLSGINQVQVQPKIGFGFAEALRSFLRQDPDVVMVGEIRDLDTAEIAIKASQTGHLVLSTLHTNSAAETIIRLSNMGVESFNLASSLSLIIAQRLARKLCPYCKQPQEHTVQLQHLGIQTTDNIFKANPDGCNECTHGYSGRTGIYEVMRFDESLSEALIKGASVHELEKLAIANGMSTLQMSGIEKLKQGITSFSELQRVLYF